In the genome of Gloeotrichia echinulata CP02, one region contains:
- a CDS encoding transglycosylase SLT domain-containing protein gives MLKQLKENPIPLIAGAGLCAFLAGAMVSAPEIGKTLGQWLKQGKSQPEQISEATKAKSAVYPLVLQSLPERAAKLTDIAQNSGFPDRERARYILASDYIERTQAKKALSLLTGLEKDYPILAPYILLKQAQAQDMLGENRKASDIRQQLLKQYPQEAAVVKAIYLIAQPKLQDTAIAKFPSNPLTWEIIRKRLQENPNQPQLQLILAKYATDQPGIVGVLDDLVKQPNLKPEDWELIGAAYWTNNQFDKAAIAYAKAPQTPESLYRIGRGLQIRGKEREKAIASYQQLVKQFPDATETGTALLRLAEMAKSRKDAIPYLDQVITKFPELGSRAIVAKAKSLEALKENKSANAAWQLLLSKYGNSDAAAEYRWKNALDKAKAKDYIGAWQSAEPIPTNNPNSILAPRAGFWVAKWATILGKQQEAQEAYEYVISKFPYSYYAWRSASILGLNVGNFNTVRQMNPEVVPPQRPVPTAGSQTFKELYLLGQDRDAWLQWETEFQNKTQPTVAEQFTEGLMRLVNGENLIGIDKISKLEDRETPAEKAEYEALSKQITYWQARYPFPYLPEIKQWSAQRQLNPLLVTALMRQESRFEPKAKSIVGATGLMQVMPDTAKWIAPQIKVDFKKINLENPNDNVMLGTWYLDHTHQQYNNNTLLAIASYNAGPGNVSKWLQTITTKDPDEFVEQIPFDETKNYVRQVLGNYWNYLRLYNPEISEIVGKYSAEHPKLPAQ, from the coding sequence ATGCTGAAGCAGCTTAAAGAAAATCCAATTCCTCTCATTGCTGGTGCTGGACTGTGTGCCTTTTTAGCAGGGGCGATGGTTTCAGCACCTGAGATTGGAAAAACCTTGGGACAATGGCTCAAACAAGGTAAGAGTCAGCCTGAGCAAATATCTGAGGCGACAAAAGCCAAATCAGCCGTCTACCCACTGGTGTTACAATCTCTGCCAGAAAGAGCGGCAAAACTAACAGATATAGCTCAGAATTCTGGCTTTCCAGACCGAGAACGCGCCCGTTATATTTTGGCGAGTGATTACATTGAAAGAACACAAGCCAAAAAAGCGCTGAGTTTACTCACAGGACTAGAGAAAGACTATCCTATTCTCGCTCCCTATATTTTGCTCAAACAAGCGCAAGCACAAGACATGCTGGGCGAAAACCGCAAAGCTTCGGATATTCGACAGCAATTGCTCAAACAATATCCTCAAGAAGCAGCGGTAGTCAAAGCTATATATCTCATAGCCCAACCGAAACTCCAAGATACAGCGATCGCCAAATTTCCTTCCAACCCCCTAACCTGGGAAATTATCCGCAAGCGATTGCAAGAAAATCCGAATCAGCCACAATTGCAGTTAATTTTGGCAAAATACGCCACTGATCAACCAGGAATAGTTGGGGTGTTGGATGACCTGGTGAAACAACCCAACCTCAAACCTGAAGACTGGGAACTAATTGGCGCAGCTTATTGGACAAACAATCAATTTGACAAAGCGGCGATCGCTTACGCCAAAGCACCCCAGACACCAGAAAGCCTTTACCGCATTGGACGCGGGTTGCAGATCAGAGGTAAAGAACGAGAAAAGGCGATCGCCAGTTATCAACAACTGGTAAAACAATTTCCAGACGCCACAGAAACTGGGACAGCTTTGCTGCGTTTAGCAGAAATGGCGAAAAGCCGCAAAGATGCTATACCATATCTTGACCAAGTAATCACTAAATTTCCAGAGCTAGGTAGTAGAGCGATCGTTGCCAAAGCCAAAAGCTTAGAAGCCCTTAAGGAGAATAAATCAGCTAACGCCGCTTGGCAATTACTACTGAGTAAGTACGGCAATTCTGACGCAGCCGCAGAGTACCGCTGGAAAAATGCCCTAGATAAAGCCAAAGCTAAAGATTACATCGGTGCATGGCAATCTGCAGAACCAATTCCTACCAACAACCCCAACAGCATATTGGCTCCCAGAGCCGGGTTTTGGGTAGCTAAATGGGCAACCATACTGGGGAAACAGCAAGAAGCTCAAGAGGCTTACGAATATGTGATAAGTAAATTTCCTTACTCTTATTATGCTTGGCGCTCCGCATCAATACTGGGCTTGAATGTCGGTAACTTTAACACCGTTCGCCAAATGAACCCAGAAGTCGTCCCTCCCCAGCGTCCGGTACCTACCGCAGGTTCACAAACCTTCAAAGAACTGTATCTATTAGGTCAAGACCGTGATGCTTGGTTGCAATGGGAGACAGAATTTCAGAACAAAACCCAGCCCACAGTCGCAGAACAATTTACCGAAGGATTGATGCGTCTGGTAAATGGCGAAAATCTCATCGGAATTGACAAAATCTCCAAATTGGAAGACCGGGAAACACCAGCAGAAAAAGCTGAATATGAGGCTCTCAGTAAACAGATTACCTATTGGCAAGCCCGTTATCCCTTTCCCTATCTCCCAGAAATTAAACAGTGGTCAGCCCAACGTCAGCTAAATCCCCTGCTAGTCACCGCCTTAATGCGTCAAGAATCGCGGTTTGAGCCAAAAGCTAAATCTATCGTTGGTGCGACTGGCTTAATGCAGGTAATGCCAGACACAGCTAAATGGATTGCCCCACAAATCAAGGTAGACTTCAAAAAAATTAACCTGGAGAACCCTAACGATAACGTCATGCTAGGGACTTGGTATTTGGATCATACCCATCAGCAATATAATAATAATACCTTGTTGGCGATCGCCAGTTATAATGCAGGTCCGGGTAATGTTTCTAAATGGCTGCAAACCATCACCACCAAAGACCCAGACGAATTCGTCGAACAAATTCCCTTTGACGAAACCAAAAATTACGTCCGCCAAGTCTTAGGCAACTACTGGAATTATCTCAGACTTTACAACCCCGAAATTTCCGAAATTGTCGGCAAATACTCCGCCGAACACCCAAAATTGCCGGCGCAGTAG
- a CDS encoding DUF3067 family protein produces the protein MTGQELRQILLDKWGRSYDIQLRRSQGKIFLQVMWKYLEQASFPLSEAEYQGHLDTIANYLHALGGSNQVQTFITKTRERPRLGKAVSIPLDLGERSSEWIL, from the coding sequence ATGACAGGACAGGAATTACGTCAAATTTTACTCGATAAGTGGGGACGCTCTTACGATATCCAGTTGCGGCGCTCCCAGGGGAAGATATTTTTGCAAGTGATGTGGAAATATCTAGAGCAAGCTTCCTTCCCCTTAAGCGAGGCTGAGTATCAAGGCCACCTCGATACAATCGCCAATTATCTTCATGCTTTAGGCGGCTCTAATCAAGTGCAAACTTTTATTACAAAAACGCGAGAGCGTCCACGACTCGGCAAAGCTGTCAGCATTCCGCTCGATTTGGGTGAACGCTCTTCGGAATGGATTTTATGA
- a CDS encoding cytochrome b6-f complex iron-sulfur subunit — MAQFSESADVPDMGRRQFMNLLTFGTITGVALGALYPVVKYFIPPVTGGSGGGTTAKDELGNDVSVSKFLEGHNVGDRSLVQGLKGDPTYLVVESKEAIGDYGINAICTHLGCVVPWNVAENKFKCPCHGSQYDATGKVVRGPAPLSLALAHTSVQEDKVVLTPWTETDFRTGDAPWWA, encoded by the coding sequence ATGGCTCAATTTTCTGAATCAGCAGACGTGCCCGATATGGGGCGTCGTCAATTCATGAATCTGCTCACTTTTGGAACGATAACGGGAGTGGCTCTGGGTGCATTGTATCCCGTTGTCAAGTACTTTATTCCACCTGTTACTGGTGGAAGTGGTGGCGGGACAACGGCAAAAGATGAACTAGGCAACGATGTTAGTGTCAGTAAATTTCTAGAAGGCCATAATGTAGGCGATCGCTCCCTAGTTCAAGGACTGAAGGGCGACCCGACTTATCTGGTGGTAGAAAGCAAAGAGGCGATCGGTGATTATGGCATTAACGCCATTTGTACCCACTTAGGTTGTGTTGTCCCCTGGAACGTGGCTGAGAACAAGTTTAAATGTCCTTGTCACGGTTCCCAATATGACGCAACTGGTAAAGTTGTTCGCGGTCCTGCACCACTATCTTTGGCTCTAGCTCATACCAGTGTACAAGAAGACAAAGTAGTCTTGACCCCTTGGACTGAAACCGACTTCCGCACCGGCGATGCACCTTGGTGGGCGTAA
- the tatC gene encoding twin-arginine translocase subunit TatC — protein MTPQDLDTAPQSDELGIPPDATVSTPGDIDPEIDPLDDLPGEVEMSLFDHLEELRQRIFYALAAAAVGVIGCFFVVKPIVQLLEVPAQGVKFLQLAPGEYFFVSLKVAAYSGLVLSTPFILYQIIQFVLPGLTRRERRLLGPVVLGSSVLFAGGLVFAYLLLIPAALKFFISYGADVVEQLWSIDKYFEFVLLLLFSTGLAFQIPVIQLLLGSLGIVSSDLMLSGWRFVIMGAVVLGAVLTPSTDPLTQSLLAGAVLGLYFGGIGLVKLTGK, from the coding sequence ATGACCCCACAAGACCTAGACACAGCACCGCAGTCTGACGAACTGGGAATTCCCCCAGACGCCACTGTCTCAACTCCTGGCGATATCGACCCAGAAATTGATCCTCTTGATGACTTACCTGGTGAAGTCGAGATGTCGCTGTTCGACCACTTAGAGGAGTTGCGACAACGGATATTTTATGCATTGGCTGCAGCAGCGGTAGGCGTTATCGGCTGTTTTTTTGTCGTTAAGCCAATTGTCCAACTCTTAGAAGTTCCCGCACAGGGAGTCAAATTTCTCCAACTTGCTCCTGGGGAATATTTCTTTGTCTCGTTGAAAGTCGCAGCTTACAGCGGCTTGGTGCTTTCTACTCCGTTCATACTTTACCAAATTATCCAGTTCGTTCTCCCCGGACTGACTCGTCGTGAACGCCGCTTACTCGGACCTGTGGTTTTGGGATCGAGTGTTTTATTTGCCGGCGGGTTAGTATTTGCTTATTTGCTGCTCATCCCTGCAGCGTTAAAATTCTTCATCAGCTACGGTGCTGATGTTGTCGAGCAATTATGGTCAATTGATAAATATTTTGAATTCGTGCTACTGCTATTATTCAGCACTGGTTTAGCATTTCAAATTCCGGTAATTCAACTATTGCTTGGTTCTTTAGGAATTGTTTCTTCAGATCTAATGCTTTCTGGTTGGCGCTTCGTGATTATGGGCGCAGTGGTTTTAGGAGCAGTTCTCACACCTTCTACTGACCCCCTAACCCAAAGTCTGTTAGCAGGAGCCGTGCTAGGACTTTATTTTGGTGGTATTGGTCTGGTGAAGTTGACAGGTAAATGA
- the petA gene encoding apocytochrome f gives MRNALTTASLTRSARAMLKTLLIAIATVTFFFTSDLALPQSAAAYPFWAQETYPETPREPTGRIVCANCHLAAKPTEVEVPQSVLPDTVFKAVVKIPYDTNVQQVGADGSKVGLNVGAVLMLPEGFKIAPDERIPEEWKEELGDITFQPYSEDKENVVIVGPLPGEEYQEIVFPVLSPNPATDKSIQFGKYSVHVGGNRGRGQVYPTGEKSNNTVYNASATGTITKIAKEEDEDGNVKYLVSIQPESGEVVTDTIPLGPELIVAEGQAVKTGDALTSNPNVGGFGQRDAEIVLQDASRIQWLIAFIVLVMMAQVLLVLKKKQIEKVQAAEMNF, from the coding sequence ATGAGAAATGCTTTGACTACAGCGAGCTTAACTCGCAGTGCTAGAGCCATGCTAAAAACATTGCTCATAGCGATCGCTACGGTGACATTTTTCTTCACCAGCGATCTCGCTCTTCCCCAATCTGCTGCTGCTTATCCCTTTTGGGCACAGGAAACCTATCCCGAAACCCCCCGCGAACCGACCGGGCGGATTGTTTGCGCTAACTGTCACCTAGCAGCCAAGCCTACGGAAGTAGAAGTTCCCCAATCCGTGCTACCTGACACCGTATTTAAAGCGGTGGTGAAAATTCCCTACGATACCAATGTGCAGCAGGTGGGTGCTGATGGTTCTAAGGTCGGCTTAAATGTTGGTGCAGTACTGATGCTACCTGAAGGCTTCAAAATTGCTCCAGATGAACGCATTCCTGAAGAATGGAAGGAAGAACTTGGTGATATTACCTTCCAACCCTACAGCGAAGACAAAGAAAACGTCGTCATCGTCGGACCACTTCCCGGTGAAGAGTATCAGGAAATTGTCTTCCCAGTTCTCTCTCCTAACCCCGCAACTGACAAAAGCATCCAGTTTGGTAAATATTCAGTTCACGTAGGTGGGAACCGGGGACGTGGACAAGTTTACCCCACTGGTGAAAAGAGCAACAACACAGTATATAATGCTTCCGCTACTGGCACAATTACCAAAATTGCGAAAGAGGAAGATGAAGACGGTAACGTCAAATATCTCGTGAGCATCCAACCAGAATCTGGTGAAGTGGTAACAGATACAATTCCTTTAGGACCAGAATTGATTGTTGCTGAAGGCCAAGCTGTGAAAACTGGTGATGCTTTGACCAGTAACCCCAATGTTGGCGGATTTGGTCAACGAGATGCAGAAATTGTGTTGCAAGATGCTTCGAGAATCCAATGGTTAATTGCTTTCATTGTGCTTGTCATGATGGCTCAAGTTCTGTTGGTACTGAAGAAAAAGCAGATTGAGAAAGTCCAAGCTGCTGAGATGAATTTCTAA